The proteins below come from a single Pichia kudriavzevii chromosome 2, complete sequence genomic window:
- a CDS encoding uncharacterized protein (PKUD0B08430; similar to Saccharomyces cerevisiae YIR004W (DJP1); ancestral locus Anc_7.157), giving the protein MVKDTTYYELLQVQTDATELEIKKSYRKLAIRYHPDKNPGNEEAAETFKKISEAYQVLSDKELRSKYDQHGIQEAGAGEMVDPEKFFEDIFGGESFVPYVGELTMLKNLTKELELQSQEEEHTRKKEQVKDDAERAERYYTENPTSVSSNKYLGDSDLNNLTHEEQTKAVEEQRKKELEAEREKLEEEQRIHREEIQKDLTEKLINRLSLYTETDKSQDVIESFKEKFRLEAENLKMESFGLELLHTIGSIYYDKASTFLKAENSFLGIGGWLGTLKEKGGIIKDTYSTISVALDAQKTMEKLAKMNERRERMQKEQEDKEEAPDKATSEQDDDKENVTNSAVNNDTKNNTKEESARENTKSKKDQVEDEGPVPTDEEVAEMEKLLMGTILAAAWKGSHMEISSNLREVVSNVLYDESVPKEKRIERAEALKILGTVFKETKRSQWEAEEARLFEELVAEATQKKTKRK; this is encoded by the coding sequence ATGGTAAAGGATACCACCTATTATGAGCTTTTGCAAGTCCAAACAGATGCGACtgaattggaaatcaaaaagtCCTACAGGAAGCTGGCGATCAGATACCACCCTGATAAAAACCCGGGCAATGAGGAGGCAGCAGAAACATTCAAAAAGATCAGTGAAGCCTACCAAGTTTTGAGTGATAAAGAACTGAGATCCAAGTATGACCAACACGGTATTCAGGAAGCTGGAGCTGGTGAGATGGTGGATCCGGAGAAATTCTTTGAGGATATCTTTGGAGGTGAATCTTTTGTTCCTTATGTGGGAGAACTAACAATGTTGAAGAACCTAACCAAAGAACTCGAATTGCAGAGCCAGGAGGAAGAACACACACGTAAAAAGGAGCAAGTAAAGGACGATGCCGAGCGTGCAGAACGATATTACACTGAAAATCCAACCAGTGTTTCATCTAATAAATATTTGGGAGATTCGGATCTGAACAATTTGACCCACGAAGAACAAACCAAGGCTGTAGAagagcaaagaaaaaaagaacttgAGGCTGAGAGAGAGAAgttagaagaagaacaacGTATTCATCGGGAGGAAATACAAAAGGACCTAACTGAAAAACTGATCAATAGACTATCGTTGTACACAGAAACAGATAAATCTCAAGATGTCATCGAATCTTTTAAGGAGAAATTTAGATTGGAAGCtgagaatttgaagatggaaTCATTTGGCCTAGAGCTATTGCATACAATTGGCTCAATCTATTATGATAAGGCAAGTACGTTCCTTAAGGCGGAAAACTCTTTTCTTGGTATTGGAGGATGGCTGGGAACATTGAAGGAGAAAGGTGGCATTATTAAGGACACTTACTCGACCATCAGTGTAGCACTGGATGCACAGAAAACAATGGAAAAACTTGCAAAAATGAATGAACGTAGGGAAAGGATGCAGAAGGAGCAAGaagacaaagaagaagcacCAGACAAAGCGACGAGTGAAcaagatgatgataaagaaaatgtaaCTAATTCCGCTGTCAATAATGAcacaaaaaataataccaaagaagaaagcGCAAGGGAAAATACTAAATCCAAGAAGGATCAAGTTGAGGATGAAGGGCCTGTGCCTACCGACGAAGAGGTTGcggaaatggaaaagttATTAATGGGTACGATTTTGGCAGCTGCATGGAAAGGTTCACACATGGAAATCTCGTCTAATTTGAGAGAAGTTGTGTCAAATGTATTATACGATGAAAGTGTTCCGAAGGAGAAAAGGATTGAGAGAGCAGAAGCCTTGAAAATCCTTGGCACTGTTTTCAAGGAAACTAAGCGTTCACAATGGGAAGCTGAGGAAGCCAGACTCTTTGAAGAGTTGGTAGCAGAAGCGACCCAAAAGAAGACCAAAAGGAAGTAG
- a CDS encoding uncharacterized protein (PKUD0B08440; similar to Saccharomyces cerevisiae YER010C; ancestral locus Anc_7.158), with the protein MTKETKKIIQVLSQYATCDMSDALVKHQYKLGGSLPNLHRYSANETKTTMVGKAYTVLFAPKDDPREAISGGYIDKLPEDSVLVIGTTLNLQKKDAPFTKMTNALYGGLMSTRANYLRSRGTVVFGRVRDIDEHLELKRDVFSYGLGTAAHGPVVKMVGINVPLEVLVDGYPEPHVETINPGDIIMGDDNGVVRVADSEELSSIMEYIPKRVQADTLVKEDILNGLECTPAQKKRRAGL; encoded by the coding sequence ATGACaaaggaaacaaagaaaatcataCAAGTGCTATCCCAGTATGCCACATGCGACATGTCTGATGCCTTGGTGAAACATCAGTATAAGTTGGGCGGCTCATTGCCAAACTTGCATAGATACTCTGCCAACGAAACCAAGACAACAATGGTGGGAAAGGCGTACACCGTGTTGTTTGCGCCAAAGGATGATCCGAGAGAGGCGATTAGTGGAGGATACATTGACAAGTTGCCTGAGGACTCAGTTTTGGTCATTGGTACAACTCTCAACTTGCAAAAGAAGGATGCGCCATTCACCAAAATGACAAACGCATTATATGGAGGACTAATGTCGACTAGAGCAAACTACCTGAGAAGTAGAGGCACAGTTGTGTTTGGTAGAGTTAGGGACATTGATGAGCATCTAGAGTTGAAGAGGGACGTTTTTTCATATGGATTAGGAACTGCCGCCCATGGTCCAGTAGTTAAAATGGTTGGAATCAACGTTCCGCTTGAAGTGCTGGTCGATGGGTACCCGGAACCACATGTTGAGACAATCAATCCTGGTGATATCATTATGGGTGATGACAATGGTGTTGTCAGAGTAGCCGATAGTGAAGAACTGAGCTCGATTATGGAATACATTCCAAAGAGAGTGCAAGCTGACACCCTTGTCAAGGAAGACATCCTCAATGGACTAGAATGTACTCCGGCccagaagaagagaagagcTGGTCTTTAG